One genomic window of Paramormyrops kingsleyae isolate MSU_618 chromosome 22, PKINGS_0.4, whole genome shotgun sequence includes the following:
- the LOC111852868 gene encoding protein FAM117A-like yields the protein MSCRAGMVRGGSSALQPLRATVHFQLRSGTQLRIRDAGPAEKTKSRPPKPSIRRTLSLDTLIMPYLQGHWPKEPDYSSSCVNDKATQTPSSWSEECRGRRGGGGHKRSASWGSAEHLREISNLKHQLQKRSKRASRGGPDRDHHQLHSARGPVPGATQISPHLPLSRITPRLRHSVEGLNLELEGVFVSEEPEDQRSVLDVPDGRRAPMPMQRCSSGSQSDPSPSPHLLGDTPLCPSPSPPPVGTGSPPFLHPKKTYAFQREPPEGCERVTVCEEAPSPAVAQLFLHSCPDPNKVNFTPHRGSAFCRVSLLKPLLPSVDLLFRGLSVSPVASRAPADPGVAGSVGTFPDPACTTAV from the exons ATGTCGTGCCGAGCTGGGATGGTCCGGGGCGGCAGTTCGGCTCTGCAGCCGCTGAGAGCCACCGTGCACTTCCAGCTTCGGAGCGGGACGCAGCTGCGCATCCGAGATGCCGGGCCAG CTGAGAAGACCAAGTCACGCCCGCCAAAGCCCAGCATTCGACGGACCCTGTCCCTTGACACCCTGATTATGCCATACCTTCAGGGCCACTGGCCAAAGGAACCCGACTACAGCAGCTCCTGTGTGAATGACAAGGCCACGCAG ACGCCCAGCTCCTGGTCGGAGGAATGCCGGGGTCGGAGAGGAGGTGGTGGACACAAGCGCTCTGCGTCGTGGGGCAGTGCAGAGCACCTCAGGGAG aTCTCAAACCTCAAACACCAGCTGCAGAAGCGATCCAAGCGTGCCTCCAGGGGGGGTCCTGATAGGGATCACCACCAGCTGCACTCTGCCAGGGGCCCTGTACCAGGGGCCACACAG ATTTCCCCCCACCTACCCCTCAGCCGGATCACCCCCCGCCTCCGCCACAGCGTCGAGGGTCTCAACCTGGAGCTGGAGGGGGTCTTTGTGTCAGAGGAGCCCGAAGATCAGCGCTCT GTTCTAGACGTTCCCGATGGACGCAGGGCACCCATGCCTATGCAGAGATGCAGCAGTGGGTCTCAGAGCGacccttccccctccccccacctcctgGGAGATACTC CATTGTGCCCATCGCCTTCGCCACCCCCAGTGGGCACGGGGTCGCCCCCCTTCCTTCATCCCAAAAAGACCTACGCGTTCCAGAGGGAGCCGCCCGAGGGCTGTGAGAGAGTGACAGTCTGCGAGGAGGCCCC GTCTCCTGCTGTTGCCCAGCTGTTCCTCCACTCGTGTCCCGACCCCAACAAAGTGAACTTCACGCCCCACAGGGGCTCGGCATTCTGCCGCGTCAGCCTCCTGAAGCCCCTGCTGCCCTCTGTGGACCTCCTGTTCCGCGGCCTGTCCGTATCGCCCGTCGCGAGCCGGGCCCCAGCCGACCCCGGAGTGGCCGGAAGCGTGGGCACCTTCCCCGACCCTGCTTGCACCACTGCCGTGTGA